Proteins found in one Drosophila innubila isolate TH190305 chromosome X, UK_Dinn_1.0, whole genome shotgun sequence genomic segment:
- the LOC117783015 gene encoding ceramide synthase 6, translating to MNIINKFSNAFWSTDIWLPPNTTWADIAPGSNPNVVYADYRDLIWPIPLAAIIMLVRYTLERFWISPVGKSLGIRSSRPKKAANVPTLEAAYAKSSRLDHKWLAPLSKQADMSERQIERWWRLRRAQDKPSTLVKFCENTWRCIYYLYSFIFGVIVLWDKPWFWDVKSCWYGYPHQSVSSDVWWYYMISMSFYWSLTGTQFFDVKRKDFWQMFIHHMVTLLLMSLSWVCNLHRVGSLVLVVHDCADIFLEAAKLTKYANYQKVCDAIFAIFTVVWIVTRLGFYPRIIYSSSVEAPRILPMFPAYYIFNTLLLMLLVLHVIWTYMILKIVIDSLQKGLMSGDIRSSDSEDLTDSSGNVRVANGSTRSKSKSAGTGTGSTGGGGGATQRKVNNHTSDAATAATK from the exons ATGAACATAATCAATAAATTCAGTAATGCATTCTGGAGTACGGACATTTGGCTGCCGCCAAATACAACATGGGCGGATATTGCGCCGGGTTCGAATCCAAATGTGGTCTATGCCGATTATCGGGATTTAATTTGGCCAATTCCGTTGGCCGCTATCATTATGCTGGTGCGTTACACATTGGAGCG CTTTTGGATATCACCAGTCGGCAAATCTTTGGGCATACGTAGCTCTAGACCTAAGAAAGCGGCAAATGTTCCTACATTAGAGGCGGCATATGCCAAATCATCGCGTTTGGATCACAAGTGG ctGGCTCCGCTGTCCAAACAGGCGGACATGAGTGAACGCCAGATTGAACGCTGGTGGCGTCTGCGTCGAGCTCAGGATAAACCATCGACATTGGTGAAATTCTGTGAGAACACCTGGCGATGCATCTATTATCTGTATAGCTTTATATTCGGCGTGATTGTGCTGTGGGATAAGCCCTGGTTCTGGGATGTCAAGAGCTGTTGGTATGGTTATCCTCATCAG TCTGTTAGCAGTGATGTCTGGTGGTATTATATGATATCGATGTCGTTTTATTGGTCGCTAACTGGCACTCAATTCTTTGATGTGAAACGCAAGGATTTCTGGCAAATGTTTATACATCACATGGTCACATTGTTGCTAATGTCCCTCAGTTGGGTGTGCAATTTACATCGCGTCGGTTCGCTCGTCCTGGTTGTTCACGATTGTGCCGATATATTCCTGGAGGCCGCCAAATTGACCAAATATGCCAATTATCAGAAGGTCTGTGATGCCATATTCGCCATCTTCACCGTCGTTTGGATTGTCACACGTCTGGGCTTTTATCCTCGCATTATCTACag ctcATCTGTTGAAGCTCCACGCATTCTGCCCATGTTCCCAgcatattacatatttaatacgCTGCTATTGATGCTTCTGGTGCTGCACGTGATCTGGACTTATATGATCCTCAAGATTGTGATCGACTCATTGCAAAAGGGACTG ATGTCCGGCGATATACGCTCCAGTGATAGTGAGGATCTCACAGATAGCTCAGGGAATGTGCGTGTGGCCAATGGATCGACGCGCTCAAAGTCCAAGTcagcaggaacaggaacaggatcaacaggaggaggaggaggtgccACCCAACGCAAGGTGAATAATCACACATCTGatgcagcgacagcagcaacaaagtaa
- the LOC117783716 gene encoding splicing factor 3B subunit 4: protein MAAGPIAERNQDATIYAGGLDDKVSETLLWELFVQAGPVVNVHMPKDRVTQMHQGYGFVEFLSEEDADYAIKIMNMIKLYGKPIRVNKASAHQKNLDVGANIFIGNLDVEVDEKLLYDTFSAFGVILQTPKIMRDPETGKSKGFAFINFASFEASDAAMDAMNGQYLCNRPISVSYAFKKDHKGERHGSAAERLLAAQNPSAHADRPHQLFADAPVQNMMPVMPGQMMPPPMMAPPPPVVPVSSNNMSMIAPPPPVPQPAPFPATIPPPPLPPMGGGQPPLPPAMGIPPPPRMLQPPNAWAPPGMPAPPPRPPPTNWRPPPVPFAPAPFARPYQPDGYQY, encoded by the exons ATGGCCGCAGGTCCTATTGCTGAACGTAATCAAG ACGCCACGATTTACGCCGGCGGACTGGACGACAAGGTATCGGAAACATTGCTCTGGGAGCTGTTTGTGCAGGCGGGACCAGTTG TAAATGTGCACATGCCCAAGGATCGTGTCACACAGATGCATCAGGGATATGGCTTTGTGGAATTCCTCAGCGAAGAGGACGCCGATTATGCCatcaaaataatgaatatgATAAAGCTATATGGCAAACCCATACGTGTCAATAAGGCGTCGGCACATCAAAAGAATCTGGATGTGGGCGCCAATATATTCATTGGTAATCTGGACGTGGAGGTGGATGAGAAACTGCTGTACGATACGTTCTCCGCCTTTGGTGTTATACTGCAAACGCCAAAGATAATGCGTGATCCGGAAACGGGCAAATCCAAGGGCTTTGCATTTATTAACTTTGCCAGCTTTGAGGCTAGCGATGCTGCCATGGATGCCATGAATGGACAATATCTATGTAATCGTCCCATATCCGTGTCGTATGCATTTAAGAAGGATCACAAGGGCGAACGTCACGGTTCGGCGGCGGAACGTCTCTTGGCCGCACAGAATCCCTCGGCACATGCGGATCGACCACATCAACTGTTCGCCGATGCTCCTGTACAGAATATGATGCCAGTGATGCCCGGTCAAATGATGCCACCACCCATGATGGCACCACCGCCGCCCGTGGTGCCGGTATCCTCAAACAATATGAGCATGATTGCACCACCGCCGCCAGTGCCACAGCCAGCACCATTCCCAGCAACAATACCACCGCCACCGTTGCCACCCATGGGTGGGGGACAACCGCCACTGCCGCCGGCAATGGGCATACCGCCACCACCTCGCATGCTCCAGCCCCCGAATGCGTGGGCACCACCGGGAATGCCCGCACCACCGCCGCGACCACCGCCAACGAATTGGCGTCCTCCACCCGTGCCTTTCGCACCGGCGCCCTTTGCACGTCCCTATCAACCAGATGGCTATCAGTACTAA
- the LOC117783034 gene encoding josephin-like protein yields the protein MPPSSIYHERQVAQLCALHALNNLYQRARMFTKEQLDAYCYELTPRIWLNPHRSWLGWGNYDVNCIMYAVQQRNCEAIWFDRRRDPSCLNFDAIFGFIMNIGSTSMWMMMRARHWIALRRIERHYYNLDSKLTHPRRIGDEFQFIEFLRHQLLADNDHELFIIIMREQPEEEEDEEAEQQQFWLKPQYRSLQQSTE from the coding sequence ATGCCGCCCAGCAGCATTTATCACGAACGCCAGGTGGCGCAACTATGCGCTCTGCATGCGCTCAACAATTTGTATCAGCGCGCCAGAATGTTCACCAAGGAACAGTTGGATGCATATTGTTATGAGCTAACACCACGGATCTGGCTAAATCCCCATCGATCGTGGCTGGGATGGGGCAACTATGATGTGAATTGCATTATGTATGCGGTGCAGCAGCGCAATTGTGAGGCAATTTGGTTTGATCGACGTCGTGATCCCAGTTGCCTTAATTTCGATGCCATCTTTGGTTTCATTATGAACATAGGTTCCACTTCAATGTGGATGATGATGCGTGCACGTCATTGGATCGCATTGCGTCGCATCGAACGTCATTATTATAATCTGGACTCCAAGTTGACGCATCCTCGACGCATTGGCgatgaatttcaatttatcgAATTTCTACGTCATCAACTGCTGGCCGATAACGATCATgaactttttattataattatgaggGAGCAgccagaagaagaagaagacgaagaagcagagcaacaacaattttggcTTAAACCACAATATCGCTCACTGCAGCAGTCAACCGAATAA